From one Malus sylvestris chromosome 1, drMalSylv7.2, whole genome shotgun sequence genomic stretch:
- the LOC126623733 gene encoding cytochrome P450 78A9-like, with product MKTEIESLWLFALASKCRAFSFESIACTLLIVSLTWLLTSLIYWCHPGGPAWGRNIKTIGPFSKKNTIPGPRGLPLIGSMSLMTSLAHRKIASAALSLNAARLMAFSLGQTRVVVTCHPDVAREILNSSVFADRPVKESAYSLMFNRAIGFAPYGVYWRTLRRISATHLFSPKQIKASEAQRRDIASQMAAMFGTHKEKLAVRDVIKRASLNNMMCSVFGRKYELEFGSVDNEVEELKGLVDEGYDLLGMLNWSDHLPWLAGFDAQKIRFRCSNLVPKVNRFVSKIISEHRTGLKSEKDEKAPDFVDVLLSLQGPDKLSDSDMIAVLWEMIFRGTDTVAVLIEWILARMVLHPQVQSTVHDELDKVVGRSRAVDETDISQLVYLTAVVKEVLRMHPPGPLLSWARLAITETTIDGYHVPAGTTAMVNMWAISRDPEVWANPLEFEPERFVAREGEQEFSVFGSDLRLAPFGSGRRTCPGKALGLTTVTFWIASLLHEYEWQPLDGNTVDLSEVLKLSCEMANPLVAKVRPRLNVAH from the exons ATGAAAACAGAGATAGAAAGCCTATGGTTATTTGCCCTGGCCTCCAAATGCAGAGCTTTCTCTTTCGAAAGCATTGCATGCACGCTTCTCATCGTCTCCCTCACATGGCTTCTCACCTCTCTAATTTACTGGTGTCACCCGGGCGGCCCAGCATGGGGCCGCAACATCAAAACAATCGGCCCCTTCTCGAAAAAGAACACCATTCCGGGGCCCAGAGGTCTGCCTCTCATAGGCAGCATGTCCCTCATGACCTCCCTGGCCCACCGCAAAATCGCCTCCGCCGCCCTATCCCTCAACGCCGCGCGCCTCATGGCCTTCAGCCTCGGCCAAACTAGAGTCGTGGTCACGTGCCACCCCGACGTCGCCAGAGAAATCCTCAACAGCTCCGTCTTCGCCGACCGCCCCGTCAAGGAATCCGCCTACTCCCTTATGTTCAACCGGGCCATCGGGTTCGCCCCCTACGGCGTCTACTGGAGGACCCTCAGGCGTATCTCCGCCACCCACCTCTTCTCCCCCAAGCAAATTAAGGCCTCCGAGGCCCAGAGGAGGGACATAGCTTCTCAAATGGCGGCAATGTTCGGAACCCACAAGGAGAAACTGGCGGTTCGTGACGTGATCAAGCGGGCGTCGCTGAACAACATGATGTGCTCTGTTTTTGGCAGGAAGTACGAGCTCGAATTCGGCTCCGTGGACAATGAGGTCGAGGAGCTCAAGGGGTTGGTCGACGAAGGCTACGATTTGTTGGGTATGTTAAATTGGTCCGATCATCTTCCCTGGTTGGCCGGTTTTGATGCCCAGAAAATCCGGTTTAGATGCTCCAATCTCGTCCCCAAGGTGAACCGGTTCGTCTCCAAAATCATTTCCGAGCACCGAACCGGTCTCAAATCCGAAAAAGACGAAAAGGCCCCTGACTTTGTCGACGTCCTGCTTTCCCTCCAAGGACCTGATAAGTTGTCCGACTCCGATATGATCGCCGTTCTTTGG GAAATGATATTTAGAGGGACGGACACGGTGGCGGTTCTGATCGAGTGGATTCTGGCGAGGATGGTTCTGCATCCCCAAGTCCAATCGACGGTCCACGACGAGCTAGACAAAGTTGTTGGCAGGTCACGAGCCGTCGATGAGACAGATATCTCCCAGCTGGTGTATCTGACGGCTGTGGTGAAAGAGGTCTTGAGGATGCACCCACCGGGCCCACTTTTATCTTGGGCCCGCCTGGCGATCACAGAAACAACGATAGATGGGTATCATGTGCCCGCGGGGACCACAGCCATGGTGAATATGTGGGCCATTTCGCGGGACCCGGAAGTCTGGGCGAACCCACTGGAGTTTGAGCCCGAGAGGTTTGTAGCCCGGGAAGGAGAGCAGGAGTTTTCCGTTTTCGGCTCGGATCTTAGGCTTGCACCGTTTGGGTCGGGTAGGCGGACTTGCCCGGGAAAGGCTCTGGGATTGACGACGGTGACGTTTTGGATAGCTTCGCTGTTACACGAGTACGAatggcaaccgttggatgggAATACCGTGGACTTATCGGAGGTGCTGAAGCTGTCGTGTGAGATGGCGAACCCTCTGGTTGCAAAAGTGCGCCCCAGGTTAAACGTAGCTCACTGA
- the LOC126629665 gene encoding cytochrome b5-like — translation MGSNSEVYLFDEVAKHNHKKDCWIIISGKVYDVTPFLEEHPGGDEVLLLAVEKDATDDFNDVGHSDSAREQMEKYYVGKVDTSTIPAQPNYKLPPQAAAPAEQSSGLVVKLLQFLLPLLILGAAFALQYYNKK, via the exons ATGGGTTCAAACTCTGAAGTTTATCTCTTCGATGAGGTGGCAAAGCACAACCACAAGAAAGATTGTTGGATCATAATCTCTGGAAAG GTTTATGATGTGACCCCTTTCTTGGAGGAACACCCTGGAGGCGATGAAGTCTTGCTATTAGCAGTCG AAAAAGATGCAACAGATGATTTTAATGATGTGGGGCACAGCGATTCCGCGAGGGAGCAGATGGAAAAATACTATGTAGGCAAGGTTGACACGTCCACCATACCGGCACAGCCAAATTACAAGCTTCCTCCTCAAGCAGCTGCTCCCGCTGAACAATCTTCTGGACTTGTGGTAAAACTTTTACAGTTTCTGCTACCCTTGTTGATCTTGGGAGCTGCATTTGCTCTGCAATACTACAATAAAAAGTAG